The following are from one region of the Mustela lutreola isolate mMusLut2 chromosome 7, mMusLut2.pri, whole genome shotgun sequence genome:
- the PRMT5 gene encoding protein arginine N-methyltransferase 5 isoform X1, with translation MAAMAVGGAGGSRVSSGRDLNCVPEIADTLGAVAKQGFDFLCMPVFHPRFKREFTQEPAKNRPGPQTRSDLLLSGRDWNTLIVGKLSPWIRPDSKVEKIRRNSEAAMLQELNFGAYLGLPAFLLPLNQEDNTNLARVLTNHIHTGHHSSMFWMRVPLVAPEDLRDDIIENAPSTHTEEYSGEEKTWMWWHNFRTLCDYSKRIAVALEIGADLPSNHVIDRWLGEPIKAAILPTSIFLTNKKGFPVLSKMHQRLIFRLLKLEVQFIITGTNHHSEKEFCSYLQYLEYLSQNRPPPNAYELFAKGYEDYLQSPLQPLMDNLESQTYEVFEKDPIKYSQYQQAIYKCLLDRVPDEEKDTNVQVLMVLGAGRGPLVNASLRAAKQADRRIKLYAVEKNPNAVVTLENWQFEEWGSQVTVVSSDMREWVAPEKADIIVSELLGSFADNELSPECLDGAQHFLKDDGVSIPGEYTSFLAPISSSKLYNEVRACREKDRDPEAQFEMPYVVRLHNFHQLSAPQPCFTFSHPNRDPMIDNNRYCTLEFPVEVNTVLHGFAGYFETVLYQDITLSIRPETHSPGMFSWFPILFPIKQPITVREGQTICVRFWRCSNSKKVWYEWAVTAPVCSAIHNPTGRSYTIGL, from the exons ATGGCGGCGATGGCGGTCGGAGGTGCTGGTGGGAGCCGCGTGTCCAGCGGGCGGGACCTGAACTGCGTCCCCGAAATAGCTGACACTTTGGGGGCTGTGGCCAAGCAGGG GTTTGATTTCCTCTGCATGCCTGTCTTCCACCCGCGTTTCAAGAGGGAGTTCACTCAGGAACCTGCTAAGAATCGGCCGGGCCCCCAGACACGATCAGACCTACTGCTGTCAGGAAGGG ACTGGAATACGCTAATTGTGGGAAAGCTTTCCCCATGGATTCGGCCAGACTCAAAAGTGGAGAAGATTCGCAGGAACTCTGAGGCG GCCATGTTACAGGAGCTGAATTTTGGGGCATATTTGGGCCTTCCAGCTTTCCTGCTGCCCCTAAATCAGGAAGATAACACAAACTTGGCCAGGGTTTTAACCAACCACATCCATACTGGCCATCACTCATCCATG TTCTGGATGCGGGTACCCTTGGTGGCTCCAGAGGACCTGAGAGATGATATCATTGAGAATGCACCGAGTACACATACAGAGGAATATAGTGGAGAGGAGAAGACATGGATGTG GTGGCACAACTTCCGGACCTTGTGTGACTATAGCAAAAGGATTGCGGTGG CTCTTGAAATTGGGGCTGACCTCCCATCTAATCATGTCATTGATCGTTGGCTTGGGGAGCCCATCAAAGCAGCTATTCTCCCCACCAGCATTTTCCTGACCAATAAGAAGGGATTTCCTGTTCTTTCTAAGATGCACCAGAGGCTGATCTTCCGGCTCCTCAAG CTGGAAGTGCAGTTCATCATCACAGGCACCAATCACCACTCAGAGAAGGAGTTCTGCTCTTACCTCCAGTACCTGGAATACTTGAGTCAGAACCGCCCTCCACCCAATGCCTATGAACTCTTTGCCAAGGGCTATGAAGACTATCTGCAGTCCCCACTCCAG CCACTGATGGACAATCTGGAATCTCAGACATATGAAGTGTTTGAAAAGGACCCCATCAAATACTCTCAGTATCAGCAG GCCATCTATAAATGTCTGTTAGATCGAGTGCCAGATGAAGAGAAGGATACCAATGTCCA GGTGCTAATGGTGCTGGGAGCAGGCCGGGGTCCGCTGGTGAACGCTTCCCTGCGGGCAGCCAAGCAGGCTGACCGGCGGATAAAGCTGTACGCTGTGGAGAAGAACCCAAATGCCGTGGTGAC GCTAGAGAACTGGCAGTTTGAAGAATGGGGAAGCCAGGTGACAGTAGTTTCATCAGACATGCGGGAATGGGTGGCTCCAGAGAAAGCAGACATCATCGTCAGTGAGCTTCTAGGCTCCTTCGCTGACAATGAACTGTCACCTGAGTGCCTAGATGGAGCCCAACACTTCCTAAAAG ATGATGGCGTGAGCATCCCTGGGGAGTACACCTCCTTTCTGGctcccatctcctcctccaagCTGTACAATGAGGTCCGAGCCTGTCGGGAAAAGGACCGAGACCCTGAG GCCCAATTTGAGATGCCTTACGTGGTGCGGCTACACAACTTCCACCAGCTGTCTGCGCCCCAGCCCTGTTTCACCTTCAGCCATCCCAACAGAG ATCCCATGATTGACAACAACCGCTACTGCACCTTGGAGTTTCCCGTGGAGGTGAACACAGTACTTCATGGTTTTGCAGGCTACTTTGAGACTGTGCTTTATCAGGACATCACCCTGA GTATCCGTCCAGAGACTCACTCTCCTGGGATGTTCTCGTGGTTTCCCATCCTTTTCCCCATTAAG CAGCCCATTACGGTACGTGAAGGCCAGACCATCTGCGTGCGTTTTTGGCGATGCAGCAATTCCAAGAAGGTGTGGTATGAGTGGGCTGTGACAGCACCAGTCTGTTCTGCTATTCACAATCCCACAGGCCGCTCATACACCATTGGCCTCTAG
- the RBM23 gene encoding probable RNA-binding protein 23 isoform X1 — MASDDFDIVIEAMLEAPYKKEEEEQQRKDVKKDGPSTTSVSSTSTSGTSGSSAGGEASKKKRSRSHSKSRDRKRSRSRDRDRHRRRSSRSRSRDRQRRHRSRSWDRRHSSESRSRDRRREDRVRYRSPPLTTGRRYAHSKSPHFREKSPVREPIDNLSPEERDARTVFCMQLAARIRPRDLEDFFSAVGKVRDVRIISDRNSRRSKGIAYVEFCEIQSVPLAIGLTGQRLLGVPIIVQASQAEKNRLAAMANNLQKGSSGPMRLYVGSLHFNITEDMLRGIFEPFGKIDNIVLMKDSDTGRSKGYGFITFSDSECARRALEQLNGFELAGRPMRVGHVTERLDGGTDITFPDGDQELDLGSAGGRLQLMAKLAEGSGIQLPTPAAAAAAAAAQAAAALQLNGTVPLGALNPAALTALSPALNLASQAIASQCFQLSSLFTPQTM; from the exons ATGGCATCCGATGACTTTGATATAGTGATTGAGGCCATGCTGGAGGCGCCCTATAAAAAAGAGGAG GaagaacagcaaaggaaagatgTTAAAAAAGATGGCCCTAGCACCACCAGCGTGAGCAGTACCAGCACCAGTGGCACCAGTGGGAGCAGCGCCGGTGGGGAGGCGAGCAA GAAGAAGAGGAGTCGGAGCCATAGTAAAAGCAGGGATAGAAAGCGCAG TCGCAGTCGGGACCGGGACCGGCACAGGCGGAGGAGCAGTCGGAGCCGAAGTCGAGACCGGCAGCGGCGCCACCGCAGCCGGAGCTGGGACCGGCGGCACAGCAGTGAGTCCCGCAGTCGTGACCGGCGGCGTGAGGACCGTGTGCGCTACAGGAGCCCGCCTCTTACCACTGG gcgcaggtaTGCACACAGTAAGAGCCCTCatttcagagaaaagagcccagTCAG GGAGCCCATTGATAATCTGAGTCCCGAGGAGCGTGATGCCCGCACGGTATTCTGTATGCAGTTAGCTGCCCGCATTCGGCCTCGGGACCTGGAGGACTTTTTCTCTGCTGTTGGCAAG GTTCGTGACGTCCGAATCATCTCTGATCGGAACTCCCGTCGTTCTAAGGGCATCGCCTATGTGGAGTTTTGTGAAATCCAGTCCGTGCCGCTGGCCATTGGGCTGACCGGGCAGCGGCTGCTTGGAGTGCCCATCATTGTCCAGGCTTCACAG GCTGAGAAAAACCGACTGGCAGCCATGGCTAACAACCTGCAGAAGGGCAGCAGCGGGCCAATGCGCCTCTATGTGGGCTCCCTGCACTTCAACATCACAGAGGACATGCTTCGGGGCATCTTTGAGCCGTTCGGCAAA ATTGATAATATTGTCTTGATGAAGGATTCAGATACAGGCCGTTCTAAAGGTTATGGTTTCATTACG TTCTCAGACTCTGAGTGTGCCCGGCGGGCCCTGGAACAGCTGAATGGCTTTGAGCTTGCTGGTCGACCTATGAGAGTTGGCCATGTGACTGAGCGTCTGGATGGTGGCACAGACATCACTTTTCCAGATGGGGACCAGGAGCTGGATCTGGGATCAGCAGGTGGACGTTTGCAGCTCATGGCCAAATTGGCAGAAG GCTCTGGAATCCAGCTGCCTACCCCAGCTgcagctgccgccgccgccgccgcccaggCTGCTGCTGCCTTGCAGCTGAATGGGACGGTGCCCTTGGGGGCCCTGAACCCTGCGGCTCTGACTG CTCTGAGTCCAGCCTTGAACCTCGCCTCCCAGGCAATTGCCTCCCAGTGCTTCCAGCTTTCCAGCCTCTTTACCCCTCAGACCAT GTAA
- the RBM23 gene encoding probable RNA-binding protein 23 isoform X2, with protein MASDDFDIVIEAMLEAPYKKEEEEQQRKDVKKDGPSTTSVSSTSTSGTSGSSAGGEASKKKRSRSHSKSRDRKRSRSRDRDRHRRRSSRSRSRDRQRRHRSRSWDRRHSSESRSRDRRREDRVRYRSPPLTTGRRYAHSKSPHFREKSPVREPIDNLSPEERDARTVFCMQLAARIRPRDLEDFFSAVGKVRDVRIISDRNSRRSKGIAYVEFCEIQSVPLAIGLTGQRLLGVPIIVQASQAEKNRLAAMANNLQKGSSGPMRLYVGSLHFNITEDMLRGIFEPFGKIDNIVLMKDSDTGRSKGYGFITFSDSECARRALEQLNGFELAGRPMRVGHVTERLDGGTDITFPDGDQELDLGSAGGRLQLMAKLAEGSGIQLPTPAAAAAAAAAQAAAALQLNGTVPLGALNPAALTALSPALNLASQAIASQCFQLSSLFTPQTM; from the exons ATGGCATCCGATGACTTTGATATAGTGATTGAGGCCATGCTGGAGGCGCCCTATAAAAAAGAGGAG GaagaacagcaaaggaaagatgTTAAAAAAGATGGCCCTAGCACCACCAGCGTGAGCAGTACCAGCACCAGTGGCACCAGTGGGAGCAGCGCCGGTGGGGAGGCGAGCAA GAAGAAGAGGAGTCGGAGCCATAGTAAAAGCAGGGATAGAAAGCGCAG TCGCAGTCGGGACCGGGACCGGCACAGGCGGAGGAGCAGTCGGAGCCGAAGTCGAGACCGGCAGCGGCGCCACCGCAGCCGGAGCTGGGACCGGCGGCACAGCAGTGAGTCCCGCAGTCGTGACCGGCGGCGTGAGGACCGTGTGCGCTACAGGAGCCCGCCTCTTACCACTGG gcgcaggtaTGCACACAGTAAGAGCCCTCatttcagagaaaagagcccagTCAG GGAGCCCATTGATAATCTGAGTCCCGAGGAGCGTGATGCCCGCACGGTATTCTGTATGCAGTTAGCTGCCCGCATTCGGCCTCGGGACCTGGAGGACTTTTTCTCTGCTGTTGGCAAG GTTCGTGACGTCCGAATCATCTCTGATCGGAACTCCCGTCGTTCTAAGGGCATCGCCTATGTGGAGTTTTGTGAAATCCAGTCCGTGCCGCTGGCCATTGGGCTGACCGGGCAGCGGCTGCTTGGAGTGCCCATCATTGTCCAGGCTTCACAG GCTGAGAAAAACCGACTGGCAGCCATGGCTAACAACCTGCAGAAGGGCAGCAGCGGGCCAATGCGCCTCTATGTGGGCTCCCTGCACTTCAACATCACAGAGGACATGCTTCGGGGCATCTTTGAGCCGTTCGGCAAA ATTGATAATATTGTCTTGATGAAGGATTCAGATACAGGCCGTTCTAAAGGTTATGGTTTCATTACG TTCTCAGACTCTGAGTGTGCCCGGCGGGCCCTGGAACAGCTGAATGGCTTTGAGCTTGCTGGTCGACCTATGAGAGTTGGCCATGTGACTGAGCGTCTGGATGGTGGCACAGACATCACTTTTCCAGATGGGGACCAGGAGCTGGATCTGGGATCAGCAGGTGGACGTTTGCAGCTCATGGCCAAATTGGCAGAAG GCTCTGGAATCCAGCTGCCTACCCCAGCTgcagctgccgccgccgccgccgcccaggCTGCTGCTGCCTTGCAGCTGAATGGGACGGTGCCCTTGGGGGCCCTGAACCCTGCGGCTCTGACTG CTCTGAGTCCAGCCTTGAACCTCGCCTCCCAGGCAATTGCCTCCCAGTGCTTCCAGCTTTCCAGCCTCTTTACCCCTCAGACCATGTGA
- the PRMT5 gene encoding protein arginine N-methyltransferase 5 isoform X2, with amino-acid sequence MLQELNFGAYLGLPAFLLPLNQEDNTNLARVLTNHIHTGHHSSMFWMRVPLVAPEDLRDDIIENAPSTHTEEYSGEEKTWMWWHNFRTLCDYSKRIAVALEIGADLPSNHVIDRWLGEPIKAAILPTSIFLTNKKGFPVLSKMHQRLIFRLLKLEVQFIITGTNHHSEKEFCSYLQYLEYLSQNRPPPNAYELFAKGYEDYLQSPLQPLMDNLESQTYEVFEKDPIKYSQYQQAIYKCLLDRVPDEEKDTNVQVLMVLGAGRGPLVNASLRAAKQADRRIKLYAVEKNPNAVVTLENWQFEEWGSQVTVVSSDMREWVAPEKADIIVSELLGSFADNELSPECLDGAQHFLKDDGVSIPGEYTSFLAPISSSKLYNEVRACREKDRDPEAQFEMPYVVRLHNFHQLSAPQPCFTFSHPNRDPMIDNNRYCTLEFPVEVNTVLHGFAGYFETVLYQDITLSIRPETHSPGMFSWFPILFPIKQPITVREGQTICVRFWRCSNSKKVWYEWAVTAPVCSAIHNPTGRSYTIGL; translated from the exons ATGTTACAGGAGCTGAATTTTGGGGCATATTTGGGCCTTCCAGCTTTCCTGCTGCCCCTAAATCAGGAAGATAACACAAACTTGGCCAGGGTTTTAACCAACCACATCCATACTGGCCATCACTCATCCATG TTCTGGATGCGGGTACCCTTGGTGGCTCCAGAGGACCTGAGAGATGATATCATTGAGAATGCACCGAGTACACATACAGAGGAATATAGTGGAGAGGAGAAGACATGGATGTG GTGGCACAACTTCCGGACCTTGTGTGACTATAGCAAAAGGATTGCGGTGG CTCTTGAAATTGGGGCTGACCTCCCATCTAATCATGTCATTGATCGTTGGCTTGGGGAGCCCATCAAAGCAGCTATTCTCCCCACCAGCATTTTCCTGACCAATAAGAAGGGATTTCCTGTTCTTTCTAAGATGCACCAGAGGCTGATCTTCCGGCTCCTCAAG CTGGAAGTGCAGTTCATCATCACAGGCACCAATCACCACTCAGAGAAGGAGTTCTGCTCTTACCTCCAGTACCTGGAATACTTGAGTCAGAACCGCCCTCCACCCAATGCCTATGAACTCTTTGCCAAGGGCTATGAAGACTATCTGCAGTCCCCACTCCAG CCACTGATGGACAATCTGGAATCTCAGACATATGAAGTGTTTGAAAAGGACCCCATCAAATACTCTCAGTATCAGCAG GCCATCTATAAATGTCTGTTAGATCGAGTGCCAGATGAAGAGAAGGATACCAATGTCCA GGTGCTAATGGTGCTGGGAGCAGGCCGGGGTCCGCTGGTGAACGCTTCCCTGCGGGCAGCCAAGCAGGCTGACCGGCGGATAAAGCTGTACGCTGTGGAGAAGAACCCAAATGCCGTGGTGAC GCTAGAGAACTGGCAGTTTGAAGAATGGGGAAGCCAGGTGACAGTAGTTTCATCAGACATGCGGGAATGGGTGGCTCCAGAGAAAGCAGACATCATCGTCAGTGAGCTTCTAGGCTCCTTCGCTGACAATGAACTGTCACCTGAGTGCCTAGATGGAGCCCAACACTTCCTAAAAG ATGATGGCGTGAGCATCCCTGGGGAGTACACCTCCTTTCTGGctcccatctcctcctccaagCTGTACAATGAGGTCCGAGCCTGTCGGGAAAAGGACCGAGACCCTGAG GCCCAATTTGAGATGCCTTACGTGGTGCGGCTACACAACTTCCACCAGCTGTCTGCGCCCCAGCCCTGTTTCACCTTCAGCCATCCCAACAGAG ATCCCATGATTGACAACAACCGCTACTGCACCTTGGAGTTTCCCGTGGAGGTGAACACAGTACTTCATGGTTTTGCAGGCTACTTTGAGACTGTGCTTTATCAGGACATCACCCTGA GTATCCGTCCAGAGACTCACTCTCCTGGGATGTTCTCGTGGTTTCCCATCCTTTTCCCCATTAAG CAGCCCATTACGGTACGTGAAGGCCAGACCATCTGCGTGCGTTTTTGGCGATGCAGCAATTCCAAGAAGGTGTGGTATGAGTGGGCTGTGACAGCACCAGTCTGTTCTGCTATTCACAATCCCACAGGCCGCTCATACACCATTGGCCTCTAG